The stretch of DNA TCTAAAGCTCTAAAGCCATCAAGATGTGTACATCTTAGGTGCAGACTTAAAAGGACAGTACTGTTTTATTGTTTCCAAAGGTTGTGTGAGCCATCTTTAAAAGTATGTTCAGGGAACTTTCACAATAATCCAGAGATACTTGGTTGGCTAAAGAGCTACATATAAACATAGCATATGCAACCTTCAGCTCTTTAAGCTTTCTCATATTTATAACAGACAGCTGTGCCTTGGAGAGTCCATGTGTAAGTCAGTGCTGTGGCTTTGCTTAATGATGATAAAGTGGAGGCATCAGCATAATTGAAGTGCCAATTTCATGTTCCATTTTCATCCCTATGAGGGAGAATTTATTCCAGTAAATGTGCTTTTTTGATGGAAGAGTAAAGAATTCTTAGCAGGTTGCGGGCTCTGTGGAAAGTGATTTGTATGTACCCATTAGCCTTACAAAGTGGTTCTAGATTATAAAATGAGCTTCGAAGTAGCCAATTTTTAGAATTCAGGAAAGTGACACCAATACAACTCAGAGCCTACAGCCACCACCTGCGTGTGATACTTTGTGATTAGAATGCAGAGATTCGGGCCTCTATGCATTGAATCCTCTTCATAGACAGGAAAGTTACTCTCCTATGGCAGATGCCTACTTGTTGGGAAGAAAAACCTCATGATTTTCTGTGTAAAGGAACCTTCTGCTGGAAAGTATCTCGTCTGACGGCTTAGTTTGCAGGATCATTTGTCACTGACAGGTGACAAGCTTGTTACTGTCGCTGAAAGTGGTCAGCTCAGGATATCTCCATCATTActgtatttcactcagcatagATCACATCTTTTCCTCTACCTTTGACCAGGGTGGTATTTGAAACATGATTCTCATCCATGAGTTGTTTAAACATGGTTATTAGCCCATCTTTTTCCGTAAAGTGTTGTAGATGTCTGATAAGTGGATAATTATGTACAATTAATAATGCTTAGACTGTTCTGTTTTCAGGCCGAGGTTGATAAAAACATAGAACTTTTGAAAAAGAAGGATGAAGAACTCAGTTCCGCtctggagaaaatggaaaatcagTCTGAAAACAATGATATCGATGAAGTTATCATTCCCACAGCTCCCTTATACAAACAGATCCTGAATCTGTATGCAGAAGAAAACGCTATTGAAGACACTATCTTTTACTTGGGAGAAGCCTTGAGAAGGGGAGTGATAGACCTGGATGTCTTCCTGaaggtatgttttcattttactttccaaGATTTTTTAACTTGGGCTGTAGAGGCCCTGACCTTGCAAACCACAAACCAAGAGAGTTTCTCTGTAGTATGAATTAAGATTCTTTATCTTCCCAAAAGAAGCAAATGAGATGTAGGGTTTTGCACCATCTTTTTACCTACAGAGTACTGAGGATTGGTCTGAGCAGGGGAAGAAAAGTGGGCTGGTGGCTGCAGTTCTCTACCCACCAGGCAGCATTAAGATGAGTATAATTCTGTGCCTGGGTGGATCAGGAGGCACGATCAGATTTCCATTGGTTCTTTGAGGTCATACCACCTGAGATCACTGATTGTGCCACctccattttttatctgttaATTTTCTTAGAGTTATATAACTTTAGACCAGTTTTCCCACATCAAACAAACAGCCCTTCAAGGTATCAGGCTGTCCTTTCAAGCCCTCTTGAATGAAAGGTGTCTCAAGCTTAATGCTGTTGTACAGAGGAAAATCTAGTAAGCGAAGTTTGGCTACTGCTGTCTCTTGGGTCATGGAGAACATGGTTTTAGGAATAATAGCAGCCACCCTTGGGATATTTGATCCAGCTGCAGCTGGAGCCAGGTCAGGTCAGGTGCTGATCTTGCCTATCTATCTCCTCACTGCCGGGGAATGGCCAAACCATGTGCCTCAGAAGTGGTACAACCACAAGAATGGCTGGATATAAACCAGAGACCCAAGAGGGGACTCTCTTTCTGTGCAATCTCTTGCTTGAGTGGCATGGCTTAGGAAAAGAAAGTGTAAGTCAAACTCCTGAGCCAGACCCTGCAATGTAATGCTTTCCCTGTTGAGTAAGCCTTTATAATATGAAGTTTAAAAGTCCCATGTAATGAGGTATTCATTCCAAAGGTTGACAGGTTGAGTTAGGGTTCTTAGATCCCATCTAGGTTACAAATTGTCTTTAATTTTATGACTGGGCCTAAATCAAAGCCATTCTAAACTATTCAAACTTTTTTCCCCTCCCAGCATGTACGTCTTCTGTCCCGTAAACAGTTCCAGCTGAGGGCACTAATGCAAAAAGCAAGAAAGACTGCCGGTCTCAGTGACCTCTACTGACTTCTCTGATACCAGCTGGAAGTTgagctcttcttttcttctcttcctcttatcAGTAGGTGACCCGAATAAGTTATTGCAGTTTATCATTcaagtgtaaaatattttgaatcaataatatattttctgttttcttttggtaaaGACTGGCTTTTATTAATGCACTTTCTATCCTCTGTAAACTTTTTGTGCTGAATGTTGGGACTGCTAAATAAAATTTGTTGcataatttttctctcctttattgAACTTTAGGAAAGATCCATGAAACCTTAATAAGCCCAACTTTTCATTTAGCAAAAAAAGCGTAAAATCCATCTTAAGTTGAAATTAATATTATTCTACAGCATATAAAGTGGATTAATATGGAGATAATACCAAATAGAAatctaaattttgaaatatttgaagttAAAGGATTTGAGTAACTTACCCGTGAAAGGTCCAAGGTGATACTCTCCTACCAACCCTACtaaatttgtttcctttctagGCCTCACTGAACCATAAGTGTTTTCATCAAAAAGGAGCACAGTGGCAGGTCCAAACTATACACCTGATAACTTTAGGATTAAAGGGAAAGATACAGTGTACCACTGCCTCCCTGCTTTGTCATTTAAAGTTTCGTCTTCATCGTGAGTGATTCTGTAGCCAAGTTTGTGACCACCCGATGAACTATATAGCTACTGTATGTCCTGCAGAGCTCATCCAGAATAGAATGTTCTTGATCAAAATGAGAGTGCTAGAAGGCTCATAAGGCTACAAAGGAAAGTATATTCCGATTTGGGATGTTATTAAGATAATCAGGCATCCCATTCTACTCCCAAGAGAAGAACGACCAATTTAATCTGTTGTCACCAAGGGGTTTACAGCTTAAGACcttttctgtaaaaattaaaatgcactcATAAAAGTTACCAGAAGAAAAACCAGCAAGGACAAACCAAGGTTTTATCTAATGTTAGGAACATTTAgattactttgtgtgtgtgtgcatatatatacttttatttttactttgtagaGGAAATTAAATCTTTTATTAAATAGCATGTAAATGAACATAGGTATTAAGCCATAGAGAAGAATTACTATGCACCTGATGAAAAGAATCAGGATTTCTATAACAGTATACACATTCTCATGGACCAGATGGCAGTTATGTATACATACAAGGCAAGTACTAAAAGGTACCAAAAACATCTTTGATGCCATCACTTttgtttggaggaaaaaaaaaaaagcgtccATCATCTGGATACTAAATCAAAGCTAAGGCCAAACACAGTGGCTCgcccctgtaatcacagcactttgggaattcaaaaccccatctctacaaaaaaaatacaaaaattagccaggcatggaggcacacgcatgtggtcccacctactccgaaggctgaagtgggaggctcacctgagttcgggaggtcaaggttgcagtgagccgtgatggtgccactgcattccagcctgggtaacagaatgagacccacccaaaaaaaaaaagctggaaggcTACACTAAATAGGTCACTCCTTCCtctatttttccaacttttagaAATTCACATTTATTCTAAAGTTTCACATATACAATTCCATAACTACTATTTCATCTTCAATCTATAGAATGGTAACTTTAAGCAACTTTAAAACTTGAGCTCCTTCTGAATTTCCCAAAGTGTTTCTGCACTCTTTTGCAAGCAGGCCTCCTCTTCAAGGGTCAGTTTTACTTTTATGAGGTCTGTGATACCATTCTCTCCCAGGATACATGGGACACTAaggaatatttcttcatttattccatAGAGGCCCTGAAAGTAAAGACTTAAAAATTActccttttttaacttttaacaaaGGTCTGCAATACAAGAAACAACAGTTATGAGGTGAATGAATAACAGATTGGTAGTACAAACTATGGCAGAGTACCAAGACAGAGAACAATTAAAACATGATTAGGCATATTTATTGTTCAGTTTTAACCCACCATCTCTCCACATAGGCCCCAGCCTCCTGCAGTGTTTGCTGGGGCCCACCCTTCTTTCCTCATCTCCTTACTCCATACCACTTCCTAGCAAGAGACCACTTCAAAATTCCTATGCCTTTATTTCCAGTGATTTAGATCTGTCTTGTTTTATAACCTCTCCCACTTAGACTAGCCGAAGGATCTCACCCATGCCCCAGCTCCCCTCTCCCCAGGAGACTGCTAATTCTTTTGTGTCTCGTGCTTCTTTCCTAGATCTCTTCATTGGACATAATCAAAATGAAGAGAACAACGCCAAAGGTACCAAGGTCTGCCCATAGTGGTTCCCAGTGTTTCCAGATACTGGTAGAGTCAGTTCACTTAGTTAAATAATAAAGTTGCAAAAACACTTACTTTTatctaataaaaagaaatgtcacGCTAGACCAGGACAAAGGTCTACAAAGATAGGCTCTTCCCCCGATCTCCCCACTCTTCAGCAGCAAAGAACAGACTTCAGGAAGAGAGGTTCTTCCACAAGATGAAACCCAAAACCAGAGTGTCTCAAAAATGTTATTTACCCCTATTTTATGTTGAAGTTGATGATTTTTCAAACATGAATGTCCTACCTTACTTAGGGTGGAAACTGGATGCACTCTCCTGAGATTCTTCAAAATACTTTCTGTTAAATCAGCTACAGATAGGCTAATGCCCCAAGAAGTATAACCTTTCATTTTGACCATCTCATAGCCACTGGAGTTAGAAGAAACCATAAACATAAGTTAGTTGAGAAGATCCACTTGTCATTGAACTTCCACTTTATAGCAACCTATCTAACAATGCCACAAAACTGCAATGACTCCATCAACAACTTCTCCTAGAAATTACTTGGagtatgtatgcatttttttcttaagtcttgctctgtcgcccaggctggagggcagtggtgcaatgtcggctcactgcaacctccacctcccgggtttaagcagtcttccctcctcagcctcctgagtagctgggattacaagcgtgtaccaccatttgtggctaatttttgtatttttagtagagctgggttttcaccacgttggtcaggctgttttcatactcctgacctcaagtgatctgcccaccctggtctctcaaagtggtaggattagaggcatgagacatgagccaccacgcctggccatatgTATGCCTTTTTTAGAGAGGGtctcagctggagtgcagtggcaccatcagagctcgccttgacctcctgggctcaagcaagccaccatacgctcagctaattttttttttttttttcttagagatggggtctccctatgttgcccaggctggtctcatactcctgggctcaagtgatcctcccaccacagtagagatggggtctccctatgttgcccaggctggtctcatactcctgagctcaagtgatcctcccacctcagcttcccaaagtgctgggattatagacatgagccaccatgccttgccacAGTGGTTAAACATTAGAGTTACAAGTACAGAGACGCAGAAATTAATATGGAATTAATTCCACCACTAACAATAAACACTAGGTAGCAAGTGTTTGAAAAAATACATTGTCAGTCAACAAGTGAGCCCCTACCATGTGCTCAATACTGGGTTAGGCTCAGGAATGAGCAACATAGAATCAGTCCCTGACTGTTGAAGAGTTTATAATCTGGCGAATATGATCACACAAAAAAGCAGAAGtgcaaataaaaatatgggaAATACAACAACATATACTTAAGGGACTAAACCTTCTAACAGTTCAGGCTCACAACTTCTAAGGtactaaaaatgtgaaactaGCGTGTATTACCTGGAAATCACTTTTTTGTGGACATTTTCCCACTGCTCAGGATCTTTATCAGTTCCTATATCTGGGTTCAGATCCTTCAGAGGGACACCAGCAATGTTCACACCACTCCACACAGGAACTAAGAAAGAGATGCCCAAAATCCCACTTCTTACAACATAGTATTAgcatggttttggtttttgacCTTAGCAAAACTGTTATGAGTGGTTTTCAACTAGGAATGTTCCGATATCTGAGCCCCACTCCAGATATTCTAAATCCAAATCTCCACAGAGGGGGATCCACAATTCTATTATCTTGGCAAAGATTCTCCAAATAAGAAAATTGCAGTTTTAAACTTTCCACTAGGAAGTTTTAGTTATTCTACCTTTAAGTCTTTTTCCATAGCCAAGGTTTATATTAAATAGATTTCAAAGCCAGAAGACACTAAGAGGGGAGAAAAAGACTATTACCACAGtactctttctcttctctcttacaTTCTTCAGTTATACCCATCCCTTAATCTGAAGAATGCCTACTACATGAATACACTGCTGACCTTTCCGAACTAGAGTGTCCCAAATTAAATACAAACTACATCGTGTTACTTAGTTCTCTATTTAAGAGAAGCATTATAATCCTAGCCATCCATACGTAGGATTATAGTGTCAATCTCACATTTTTctaatctgtattttttgttattttaaaaataagtgtagtAAAAAATTACTACTAAAAGGGCCTAAAGTGGAATAAagtcttttcttccctcccaggAGCTACTTTACATTAAATGTCTTTATGATTAGTAGGAAATAGATATTTCAGAGGCTCCAATCGTGCCTCAGGCTTACCACTTGAGTCGCCATGCTCTCCAAGGATCAGCCCATGACAGCTTTCAGAGTGGATGCCAAGCCTTTGCCCAATAAAGTAACGAAAACGAGCAGAGTCCAGATTACAACCACTTCCAATAACACGGTTTTTGGGAAATGCGCTCAACTTCCAGGCTACATAAGTCAAGATATCCACTAAGAAGAAAAAGTCCATATCAAGAAACATCCTCATCTACAAGGATACGTTTTTTAGATTTACCTAACTTAAAACTAGTGAATTTGATGTTTTATGGAGGGGGCCAGAAACATGGTTCTCTATCCAACCCCAGCTATACCCCAACTCTAAGAATATCTACCAAATAGAAGTAATGAAAAACCTTTTTGTTGATACTTTGCATAGCTTGGTATGCAGAAACACAGAATGTTCACTCCACAgaaaattctgagaaatgtgaATAAACAAATACTCTTATCAagtctttcaaataattttgctCAGAGAATAACCCATTTTCAACGAAAAGCATAGTTAAGAGGGGAACAGagggatgggcgcggtggctcacacctgtaatcccagcactttgggaggctgaggcgggtggatcacgaggtcaagaaattgagaccatcctggccaacatggtgaaaccccatctctactaaaaatagaaaaattagctgggcatggtggcatgcacctgtagtcccagctactcaggaggctgaggcaggagaatcgcttgaacccgggaggcggaggttgcagtgagccgagatcacatcaactgcactccagcctggcgacacagcaagactgcatctcaaaaaaaaaaaaaaaaaaaaaagaagggggggggtgggggggaacagaaagaaacaagtataaatcccagctacttgggaggcaggggtggagggATCCCTTAAGGCAAGCAAtcattcaagaccatcctgggcaatatagcaaaactgcatctccaaaaggaaaataaattagccaggcgcgtgGTGCCACGTGCCTAttgttccaactacttgggaggctgagccaggtggatcacatcagctcaggagatcaagctgcagtgagctactatcacaccactgcacaccagcctgggcaacagagcaagaacaaAACCAActgtgtctctttaaaaaaaaaaaaaaaaaaaaaaaagattcagcagGGAAACATAATCAGGCTTTTGTCCCAGTAGGGAAAGGATAAATTTTTGACACAGTCTGATATTGCAGTGTcagttattttaaacattattagctttatcagaatttttttcttgaagttaatttttaaaatggtaatacCGAAAAGAAGGTCAGTGTAGCTATATTAATAGCAAACAATAGAATTTTCAACAAGAAAGCATTAATGGGGGTAGAGATaatacatttatgtatgtataatatgtatatagtatgtaatatatatttatgtattaccTCTATTATGTAtcatacacatttattatctctgtaTCCCCACTAACGTATAATTACattatatacaattatgtataaCATGTATTAACCATGTATTCTCATTAATGTATGAGATACATAAAACAGTGCAACAATTTAACAACTGTACATTTATATACACTTAATATAgcctcaaaatatatgaagaaaattaggAACTGTAGATTTGATTCATAAGCATAGCAGacaattttaatatacttttattataaactgatttataaagttaattttgcaaaactaaataaaatttataagtaTAATCAAATAAAGATCATCATGCCCATTAAAGTCCATTTGTTCCTCGAATacatcaggaatttttttttacaaacactATTATCTGGATCACAAAGTGTTAACAGACTAAAGAATTGATCAGACAACCCAATTCAGTTATATCAGAATCAAccacaatataatttttttaaatgttgaaacatacacttgttttttttgagacagagtctctctctgtcaccaggctggagtgcaatggcgcaatcttggctcactgccacctccgcctcctgggttcaagtgattttcctgcctcagcctcctgagtagctggtactacaggtgtgtgccaccacgcctggctaatttttatatttttagtagtgatgcggtttcagcatgttggccaagatggtcttgatctcttgacctcgtgatccacccaccttggcctcccaaagtgctgggattaccggcatgagcccctgtgcctggccccaaaaatacacttttaaatgactcACTGAGTTAAAGAGGAAGTAAGACAAGGaattacaatatatttaaaacaaaaatacaaagtaccatgaaacaaagttaataaataaaattatatatggtgtttattgtattttatttattttattttttattttattttttattttattttttattattttattattttattattttattattttattttattttattttattttattttatttattttattttattttattttattttattttattttatttttttattttatgttagagacgaagtttcactcttgttgcccaggctggagaggagtggcgcgatctctgctcactgcaacctccgcctcctgggttcaagtgattctcctccctcagcctcccaagtaactgggattacaggcaccagccaccatgcccgactaatttttgtatttttagtagaggtggagttttaccatgttggccaggctggtctcaaactcctgacctcaggtgatccacctgcctcggcctcccaaagtgttgggactacaggggtgagccactgcacccggcctaatttatgttctttaatgcatttttaaaacaaagattttaaaaaatcaatgacaagcgttattttaacagtaaaataaaaggaaggaaagagcatCAAATagtaggaaaaattatttttttaatagagacagggtcttgctatgctgtccaggctggtctaactcctggcttcaagcaatcctgctgccccagcctctcaaagtgctgggattacagatgtgagtgatcatgcccagcctaaaaatatttttttaaaaacagcatcagaggccgggtgcggtggctcacgcctgtaatcccagcactttgggaggccaaagccggtggatcccctgaggtcaagagattgagaccatcctggccaacatgctgaaaccccgtctctattaaaaatacaaaaattagctgggtgtggtggtgcacacctgtagtcccagctatttgggaggctaaggcaggagaatcgcttgaacctggtaggcggaggttgcagtgagccaagatcgctccactgcactccagcctggcaacagtgagactccatctgaaaaacagaaaagaaacatacGTCATcactaggcgtggtggctcactcctgtaatcccagcactttgggaggccgaggtgggtggatcatgaggtcaggagtttaagaccagcctggccaacatggtgaaaccccgtctctactaaaaatacaaaaattagccaggtgtggtggcgggcacctgtaatcccagctactggggaggctgaggcagagaattgcttgaacccaggaggcaaaggttgcagtgagccgagattgcaccactgggctccagcctgggtgacaagagtgagactccgtctcaaaaaaataaaaaattaaaaattaaaaaaagtaataataaaagaaaaagaaaaatactttaagcAGCAGCTTTACCCCAGAAATGCAAAGGTGGTTCAATATCAAAAAATCTGTCAACATATTACACCAGatgagatttaaagaaaaagatatatatgaTCATTTTAACTGTAGGAAAACTCATTcagggattaaaaaaataaaactaaacaatcTGGGAACAGAAGGAAACTGCTTTTTATCTCAAAAAGGTATCTATCAAAATCCAAAGCAAACATACATTATGAAGAAAACTTAGAAGCATTTTCATTAAagtcagaaacaagacaaggatacccactatCACTGTTTCTATTTAACATTATACTGGAGAGTCTTCTAGATTATGCAATAggacaagggagaaaaaaaaaaactaagaataaacCAAgtccagacacggtggctcacacccgtaatcccaacttacagggaggccgaggtgggaggatcacttgagactagg from Piliocolobus tephrosceles isolate RC106 chromosome 13, ASM277652v3, whole genome shotgun sequence encodes:
- the LDHAL6A gene encoding L-lactate dehydrogenase A-like 6A, giving the protein MATVKSELIKNFAKEEAIHHNKISIVGTGSVGVACAITILLKGLSDELVLVDVDEGKLKGETMDLQHGSPFMKMPNIVSSKDYLVTANSNLVIITAGARQKKGETRLDLVQRNVSIFKLMIPNITQYSPHCKLLIVTNPVDILTYVAWKLSAFPKNRVIGSGCNLDSARFRYFIGQRLGIHSESCHGLILGEHGDSSVPVWSGVNIAGVPLKDLNPDIGTDKDPEQWENVHKKVISSGYEMVKMKGYTSWGISLSVADLTESILKNLRRVHPVSTLSKGLYGINEEIFLSVPCILGENGITDLIKVKLTLEEEACLQKSAETLWEIQKELKF